A stretch of Apis cerana isolate GH-2021 linkage group LG1, AcerK_1.0, whole genome shotgun sequence DNA encodes these proteins:
- the LOC107994869 gene encoding potassium voltage-gated channel subfamily KQT member 1-like produces the protein MKDRPHRPYRDHHGQAMPLEEVQGLLLPPSRTGNRGPLTIVQVGKGNGGGGDGGSDLLRLEPPSDLRPTPSPLSETSATLQSDNNDTFSGGVDPRLLLGANTGGDRNTWEGRYRVKEHRRAGKATFQGQVYNFLERPTGWKCFLYHFSV, from the exons ATGAAGGATCGACCTCATCGTCCTTACCGAGATCATCACGGCCAGGCGATGCCTTTGGAAGAAGTTCAGGGATTGCTGCTTCCACCCTCCAGAACag GTAACCGGGGACCTCTGACGATTGTACAGGTCGGGAAAGGAAATGGGGGCGGTGGAGATGGCGGAAGTGATTTACTGAGATTGGAACCACCCTCGGATTTAAGGCCAACTCCGTCGCCCTTGTCCGAAACGAGCGCAACATTGCAGTCCGACAACAATGATACCTTTAGCGGAG GTGTCGATCCACGATTATTGTTGGGCGCAAACACCGGGGGCGATCGTAACACGTGGGAGGGTCGTTACCGTGTGAAGGAGCATCGGCGTGCTGGAAAAGCGACCTTCCAAGGCCAGGTTTACAACTTCCTGGAACGTCCCACCGGCTGGAAGTGCTTCCTATACCACTTCTCTGT ATGA